From Sediminibacterium sp. TEGAF015, a single genomic window includes:
- a CDS encoding protein adenylyltransferase SelO: protein MNPLFQFNHSYQSLGNSFFEKVLPTPVVAPSLLLYNHALAKQLGIKEGVDPSVLAGILSGNQLAEGSIPIAQAYAGHQFGYFTMLGDGRAILLGEHIGPDGQRWDIQLKGAGPTPYSRRGDGRATLRAMLREYLISEAMHGLGIPSSRSLAVVTTGEKVFREEVHAGAVLTRVMKSHIRVGTFEYARQFLSTKDLENLTRYSLERHYPEVSIKENAALTLLEQVLQQQASLMANWMCVGFIHGVMNTDNMSISGETFDYGPCAFINSYDPTKAFSSIDTNGRYAFGNQPNIAHWNLSCLANALLPIIDEDTDTAVKKATEVLNQFPSIYTQLYTATMAAKIGFDQNNISDEVVELLKDLMKWMQAEQADYSNTFLTIEGSIAKSGIYASPLFGSWMEKRSSLLLAAGIDTVKSKAIMFHRNPVVIPRNHLVEEALDAVVINNDLGKFNQLLQVVQHPYAVLGDYTNYQEPPVNGDGFYATYCGT, encoded by the coding sequence TTGAATCCGTTGTTCCAATTCAATCATAGTTATCAGTCGCTTGGGAATTCATTTTTTGAAAAAGTGTTGCCCACACCTGTGGTAGCTCCTTCTTTGCTGTTGTATAATCATGCTCTGGCCAAACAGCTTGGCATTAAAGAGGGAGTAGACCCTTCTGTACTCGCTGGAATTTTAAGCGGCAATCAATTAGCAGAAGGCTCAATCCCTATTGCACAAGCCTATGCGGGTCACCAGTTCGGTTATTTTACTATGCTGGGAGATGGAAGGGCTATTTTGTTGGGGGAGCATATAGGTCCTGACGGACAAAGATGGGACATACAATTGAAAGGAGCAGGTCCAACACCGTATTCCAGAAGGGGAGATGGAAGAGCCACTTTGCGGGCCATGTTGAGAGAGTATTTGATTAGTGAAGCAATGCATGGATTAGGGATTCCGAGTTCGAGGAGCCTCGCTGTAGTAACCACAGGGGAGAAAGTATTCAGGGAAGAAGTACATGCAGGTGCGGTTTTAACCCGTGTAATGAAGAGTCATATACGAGTGGGAACTTTTGAGTACGCCAGACAGTTTTTATCAACGAAAGACCTCGAAAACCTAACCCGTTACTCGTTGGAGAGACATTATCCAGAAGTATCCATAAAAGAAAATGCAGCGCTAACATTGTTAGAACAAGTGTTACAGCAACAAGCAAGTTTAATGGCCAATTGGATGTGTGTTGGTTTTATACATGGAGTCATGAATACCGATAATATGTCCATTTCAGGGGAGACATTTGATTACGGCCCCTGCGCCTTTATCAACAGTTATGATCCCACCAAAGCTTTCAGTTCTATAGATACCAATGGACGGTATGCATTTGGCAATCAGCCTAATATTGCTCATTGGAATCTGAGTTGTTTGGCCAATGCTTTACTGCCTATTATTGATGAGGATACAGATACCGCAGTAAAAAAAGCAACAGAAGTATTGAACCAGTTTCCATCCATTTATACGCAGTTATACACGGCTACCATGGCTGCTAAAATTGGGTTTGATCAAAACAATATATCAGATGAAGTGGTTGAACTACTGAAAGATCTGATGAAATGGATGCAGGCAGAACAGGCAGATTATTCCAATACCTTTCTTACCATTGAAGGATCAATTGCAAAAAGCGGAATATATGCAAGTCCGCTCTTTGGATCCTGGATGGAAAAACGAAGTTCGCTGTTATTGGCTGCAGGAATAGATACTGTAAAATCAAAGGCAATTATGTTTCACCGCAACCCGGTTGTTATCCCCAGAAACCATCTGGTAGAAGAAGCCCTAGATGCCGTGGTTATCAATAACGATCTGGGAAAGTTTAACCAGCTTTTGCAAGTTGTTCAACATCCCTATGCAGTTTTGGGAGATTACACAAATTACCAGGAACCTCCAGTAAATGGCGATGGTTTTTATGCCACTTATTGTGGTACTTAA
- a CDS encoding GNAT family N-acetyltransferase — protein MIRIATLDDIPVIQEIAYNTWPTTYGGIISEEQIRYMLDLMYSTESLVQQMSKGHTFFLMESDDTINRDHSIHTNAIAEQKVLGFASVSDEGNSIFKLNKLYVLPAAHKTGTGKALLNTVKTYAVQNGGKELILQVNKQNPAIAFYKSQGLSIKSENIFELDHGFIMDDYTMGISLS, from the coding sequence ATGATTAGAATAGCCACATTAGATGATATTCCTGTTATTCAGGAAATAGCTTATAATACCTGGCCCACCACTTATGGCGGCATCATATCAGAAGAACAAATCCGCTACATGCTTGATTTGATGTATAGTACAGAATCCTTGGTACAACAAATGAGTAAGGGGCATACATTTTTCTTGATGGAGTCTGATGATACTATTAATAGAGACCACAGCATACATACAAATGCAATTGCTGAACAAAAAGTGCTGGGTTTTGCCTCGGTTTCCGACGAAGGCAATAGCATTTTTAAATTGAATAAATTGTATGTACTACCAGCTGCACACAAAACGGGTACTGGGAAAGCCTTATTAAATACGGTTAAAACATATGCTGTACAAAATGGCGGAAAGGAATTAATACTTCAGGTAAACAAACAAAACCCCGCCATTGCTTTTTATAAAAGCCAGGGCTTAAGTATTAAGAGCGAAAATATTTTTGAATTGGATCATGGTTTTATCATGGACGATTATACCATGGGCATTTCGCTTTCTTAG